In Musa acuminata AAA Group cultivar baxijiao chromosome BXJ3-11, Cavendish_Baxijiao_AAA, whole genome shotgun sequence, one DNA window encodes the following:
- the LOC135652917 gene encoding patatin-like protein 6, whose translation MAAEVDEQMLVPMHQRRKRSGEEAATVAEDPSIDTDKLSYEIFSILESKFLFGYDDPELWSTRVPPLAATAPAEASSFKNQRGKVCVLCIDGGGGCGMRGILPGKALAYLEQAIRTKSGDPVARISDYFDVAAGTGIGGVFAAMLFATRDGARPLFRGEDTWRFLADRGKGLFRKAPPSSSSSPGLFVRCLFPGGGGSTTTAAMEKAMKEAFGESLTLKDTVKPVLIPCYDLRSSAPLVFSRADALESESFDFRLWEVCRATWAELGRFEPAEITSVDGATACVGVDGGLAMSNPAAAAITHVLHNKQEFPFVRGVEDLMMLSLGCGEAGGGATPVVAETEYRKLRRWGPREWAQPIARIAANGAADLVDHAVALAFGQCRNSNYLRVQADISSMGRCSVEEVDHDASPGNVKLLLEAAEAMLRQKNVESVLFGGKMTREQSNMEKLDWFAGELVLEHERRSCRIAPTVAFKQPIPKSTSKS comes from the exons ATGGCGGCGGAGGTGGATGAGCAGATGCTGGTGCCGATGCACCAGAGGAGGAAGAGGTCCGGGGAGGAGGCAGCCACAGTGGCGGAGGATCCGAGCATCGACACCGATAAGCTAAGCTACGAGATCTTCTCGATTCTGGAAAGCAAGTTCCTTTTTGGCTACGACGACCCCGAGCTCTGGTCCACAAGGGTTCCTCCTCTAGCCGCCACAGCGCCGGCCGAGGCGTCCTCCTTCAAGAACCAGAGGGGCAAGGTGTGCGTGCTCTGCATCGACGGCGGCGGTGGGTGCGGGATGCGCGGCATCCTCCCAGGGAAGGCCCTTGCCTACCTCGAGCAGGCCATCAGGACCAAGTCCGGGGACCCCGTCGCACGAATATCGGACTACTTTGACGTTGCCGCCGGCACTGGCATCGGGGGCGTCTTCGCCGCCATGCTGTTCGCCACCCGCGACGGTGCCCGCCCCCTCTTCCGTGGCGAGGACACCTGGCGCTTCCTCGCCGACCGCGGCAAGGGCTTGTTCAGAAAGGCGccgccttcctcttcctcctcccccggCTTGTTCGTCCGCTGCCTCTTCCCGGGCGGCGGAGGGTCGACGACGACGGCGGCGATGGAGAAGGCGATGAAGGAAGCTTTTGGCGAGAGCCTGACTCTAAAGGACACGGTGAAGCCGGTGCTGATCCCGTGCTACGACCTGAGGAGCTCCGCGCCGCTCGTGTTCTCGCGCGCCGACGCCCTGGAGAGCGAGAGCTTCGACTTCCGGCTGTGGGAGGTCTGCCGGGCGACGTGGGCTGAGCTGGGGCGGTTCGAGCCGGCGGAGATCACTTCAGTGGACGGGGCCACCGCCTGCGTCGGTGTGGACGGCGGGCTTGCGATGAGCAACCCGGCGGCAGCGGCCATCACGCACGTCCTCCACAACAAACAGGAGTTCCCATTCGTCCGGGGAGTGGAGGACCTCATGATGCTCTCGCTCGGCTGTGGAGAAGCAGGCGGCGGCGCCACCCCAGTCGTGGCGGAGACCGAATACCGCAAGCTCCGGCGTTGGGGCCCCAGGGAGTGGGCCCAGCCCATCGCGCGGATCGCCGCCAACGGCGCCGCCGACCTCGTGGACCACGCCGTCGCGCTTGCCTTCGGCCAGTGCCGTAACTCCAACTACCTCCGCGTCCAG GCGGATATCTCGAGCATGGGGCGATGCAGTGTGGAAGAGGTGGACCACGACGCAAGCCCGGGCAACGTGAAGCTGCTGTTGGAGGCAGCGGAAGCGATGCTGAGGCAGAAGAACGTGGAGTCGGTGCTATTTGGTGGGAAGATGACGAGGGAGCAGAGCAACATGGAGAAGCTGGATTGGTTTGCAGGGGAGCTCGTGCTGGAGCACGAGAGGAGGAGTTGCCGGATAGCTCCCACCGTCGCCTTCAAGCAACCCATCCCAAAGTCCACAAGCAAGTCGTAG
- the LOC103970820 gene encoding uncharacterized protein LOC103970820 isoform X2, translating into MSDTLNEKVGSDSHEIVPVRDEKRRKLSIDVPTRNMGLSSMNYLKANVPLTPGSDSNRINILPICSPASAKMHASPCSTSSKGKPFIKKLLSGLSFKFQPSASEVERYETQAPEAYSAEKGGKPSLLGSFSFSKLFSPRIRRTSSLPINSDLHGKSPHGSTMVHNSSLERKEVQHHISRSLSLPTDIKHIKSKSIKRMNSLGGVFRVIPSTPRVVDLSSPVADSITPVDSAIDGDGEDIPEEEAVCRICMTELSEGSNTLKLECSCKGELALVHQECAVKWFSIRGNRNCEVCGQEVENLSVRLLRVQSVQTATTLPGMSRQRTVYFYRFSHEMPVLVIISMLAYFCFLEQLLVADVGTAALAISVPFSCILGVFASLSASTMVMKRFVWIYATVQFMLVVFFAHLFYSYLHMQVIISIVLAMFAGFGVAMCGNTIAIESWRWRRRRRWHVASAGSLTPLEIVPSSSQQQVQ; encoded by the exons ATGTCTGATACCCTCAATGAAAAG GTTGGAAGCGACTCTCATGAAATCGTACCTGTTCGAGATGAAAAACGGCGAAAGCTTTCCATTGATGTACCCACAAGAAATATGGGGCTTTCCTCCATGAATTATCTAAAAGCAAATGTGCCTTTAACGCCTGGCTCCGATTCCAATAGGATAAATATTCTCCCAATATGTAGCCCTGCATCTGCAAAAATGCATGCATCTCCATGCTCGACATCATCTAAGGGTAAACCTTTCATAAAGAAACTTCTTTCAGGACTAAGCTTCAAGTTCCAGCCTTCAGCTTCAGAAGTAGAGAGATACGAGACTCAAGCTCCAGAGGCATATTCTGCGGAAAAAGGGGGAAAACCTTCCCTGTTGGGCTCGTTTTCCTTTTCAAAATTATTCAGCCCGAGAATTAGGAGGACATCATCGTTGCCAATCAACTCAGACTTACATGGCAAGAGTCCACATGGCAGTACAATGGTTCATAACAGCTCCTTGGAA AGAAAAGAGGTCCAGCATCATATATCTCGTTCGCTTTCACTCCCCACAGATATCAAACATATCAAATCTAAAAGTATCAAGAGGATGAACTCCCTAGGCGGTGTATTCCGAGTAATTCCTTCTACTCCACGTGTGGTGGACTTGAGTAGCCCAGTGGCAGATTCCATCACTCCCGTAGACTCTG CTATTGATGGTGATGGTGAGGACATACCTGAGGAAGAGGCTGTCTGTCGAATCTGTATGACAGAGTTGTCAGAAGGCAGTAATACTCTCAAGCTAGAATGCAGCTGCAAAGGTGAACTTGCATTAGTCCATCAAGAATGTGCTGTCAAGTGGTTTAGCATTAGAGGGAATAGAAATTGTGAAGTTTGTGGGCAGGAAGTTGAGAATCTATCTGTAAGACTGCTACGAGTGCAAAGTGTTCAGACGGCTACAACACTCCCAGGCATGTCCAGACAAAGAACAGTGTATTTTTACAG GTTCTCGCACGAGATGCCTGTTCTCGTCATCATTAGCATGCTTGCGTATTTTTGCTTCCTCGAGCAGCTATTG GTAGCAGATGTCGGTACTGCTGCACTAGCTATTTCGGTGCCCTTCTCATGCATCTTGGGAGTATTCGCATCCCTCTCCGCATCAACCATGG TGATGAAGAGATTTGTTTGGATCTACGCGACGGTTCAGTTTATGTTGGTGGTCTTCTTCGCCCATCTTTTCTACTCCTAT CTTCATATGCAAGTCATTATATCCATCGTCCTCGCTATGTTTGCTGGATTTGGTGTTGCGATGTGCGGAAATACGATCGCCATCGAGTcgtggagatggaggaggaggaggaggtggcacgTTGCGTCAGCTGGCAGTCTCACTCCTCTAGAGATTGTGCCATCGTCGAGCCAACAACAGGTACAATGA
- the LOC103970820 gene encoding uncharacterized protein LOC103970820 isoform X1: MSDTLNEKVGSDSHEIVPVRDEKRRKLSIDVPTRNMGLSSMNYLKANVPLTPGSDSNRINILPICSPASAKMHASPCSTSSKGKPFIKKLLSGLSFKFQPSASEVERYETQAPEAYSAEKGGKPSLLGSFSFSKLFSPRIRRTSSLPINSDLHGKSPHGSTMVHNSSLERKEVQHHISRSLSLPTDIKHIKSKSIKRMNSLGGVFRVIPSTPRVVDLSSPVADSITPVDSAIDGDGEDIPEEEAVCRICMTELSEGSNTLKLECSCKGELALVHQECAVKWFSIRGNRNCEVCGQEVENLSVRLLRVQSVQTATTLPGMSRQRTVYFYRFSHEMPVLVIISMLAYFCFLEQLLVRNIYTSCSLSIHDWYNWQVADVGTAALAISVPFSCILGVFASLSASTMVMKRFVWIYATVQFMLVVFFAHLFYSYLHMQVIISIVLAMFAGFGVAMCGNTIAIESWRWRRRRRWHVASAGSLTPLEIVPSSSQQQVQ, from the exons ATGTCTGATACCCTCAATGAAAAG GTTGGAAGCGACTCTCATGAAATCGTACCTGTTCGAGATGAAAAACGGCGAAAGCTTTCCATTGATGTACCCACAAGAAATATGGGGCTTTCCTCCATGAATTATCTAAAAGCAAATGTGCCTTTAACGCCTGGCTCCGATTCCAATAGGATAAATATTCTCCCAATATGTAGCCCTGCATCTGCAAAAATGCATGCATCTCCATGCTCGACATCATCTAAGGGTAAACCTTTCATAAAGAAACTTCTTTCAGGACTAAGCTTCAAGTTCCAGCCTTCAGCTTCAGAAGTAGAGAGATACGAGACTCAAGCTCCAGAGGCATATTCTGCGGAAAAAGGGGGAAAACCTTCCCTGTTGGGCTCGTTTTCCTTTTCAAAATTATTCAGCCCGAGAATTAGGAGGACATCATCGTTGCCAATCAACTCAGACTTACATGGCAAGAGTCCACATGGCAGTACAATGGTTCATAACAGCTCCTTGGAA AGAAAAGAGGTCCAGCATCATATATCTCGTTCGCTTTCACTCCCCACAGATATCAAACATATCAAATCTAAAAGTATCAAGAGGATGAACTCCCTAGGCGGTGTATTCCGAGTAATTCCTTCTACTCCACGTGTGGTGGACTTGAGTAGCCCAGTGGCAGATTCCATCACTCCCGTAGACTCTG CTATTGATGGTGATGGTGAGGACATACCTGAGGAAGAGGCTGTCTGTCGAATCTGTATGACAGAGTTGTCAGAAGGCAGTAATACTCTCAAGCTAGAATGCAGCTGCAAAGGTGAACTTGCATTAGTCCATCAAGAATGTGCTGTCAAGTGGTTTAGCATTAGAGGGAATAGAAATTGTGAAGTTTGTGGGCAGGAAGTTGAGAATCTATCTGTAAGACTGCTACGAGTGCAAAGTGTTCAGACGGCTACAACACTCCCAGGCATGTCCAGACAAAGAACAGTGTATTTTTACAG GTTCTCGCACGAGATGCCTGTTCTCGTCATCATTAGCATGCTTGCGTATTTTTGCTTCCTCGAGCAGCTATTGGTAAGAAACATCTACACCTCTTGTAGCTTATCTATACATGACTGGTACAATTGGCAGGTAGCAGATGTCGGTACTGCTGCACTAGCTATTTCGGTGCCCTTCTCATGCATCTTGGGAGTATTCGCATCCCTCTCCGCATCAACCATGG TGATGAAGAGATTTGTTTGGATCTACGCGACGGTTCAGTTTATGTTGGTGGTCTTCTTCGCCCATCTTTTCTACTCCTAT CTTCATATGCAAGTCATTATATCCATCGTCCTCGCTATGTTTGCTGGATTTGGTGTTGCGATGTGCGGAAATACGATCGCCATCGAGTcgtggagatggaggaggaggaggaggtggcacgTTGCGTCAGCTGGCAGTCTCACTCCTCTAGAGATTGTGCCATCGTCGAGCCAACAACAGGTACAATGA
- the LOC135653339 gene encoding protein disulfide isomerase-like 1-4 — protein sequence MTSRVLLLALAISALLLAHAVVASAPLGGAGLDLDEEDLSFLEEEEGVAVSHEDKDSGDHADDSYSDTDESEYDDQDQDEAFDDLGHGSHNAVPTIDETDVVVLTDGNFSDFLEKHRHVMVEFYAPWCGHCQALAPEYAAAATALRGEDVVLAKVDATEENELAQRFEVQGFPTVLFLVDGVHRDYPGQRSRDAIVTWIKKKIGPGVENITTVDEAEKILTSESKVVLGFLDSLVGDESQELSAASKLEDGVNFYQTVNPDVAKLFHIDPSAKRPSVVLLKKEAEKISYFDGQFSKSAIVDFVFANKLPLVTPFTRESAPEIFENPIKKQLLLFAVSNDTRKVMPAFQEAAKFFKGKLIFVYVEMDNEDVGKPVSDYFGVTGDDPQVVAYTGNEDAKKFILEGEVTLDAVKKFAEGFLEDTLKPFYKSDPLPETNDGDVKIIVGNNFDEIVLDESKDVLLEIYAPWCGHCQALEPTYNKLAKHLRGIESLVIAKMDGTTNEHPRAKADGFPTLLFFPAGNKSFEPITVDADRTVKAFYNFIKKHASIPFKLQRPASVLKTEASDGSASAGENSGGADVKDEL from the exons ATGACGTCTCGAGTtctcctcctcgccctcgccaTCTCGGCTCTCCTCCTCGCCCATGCCGTCGTCGCCTCCGCCCCCCTGGGAGGCGCCGGTCTGGACCTCGACGAGGAGGACCTCAGCTtcctcgaggaggaggagggagtcgCCGTCAGCCATGAAGACAAGGACTCCGGGGACCACGCCGACGACTCGTACTCGGACACCGATGAGTCCGAGTACGACGACCAGGATCAGGACGAGGCCTTCGATGACCTCGGCCACGGATCGCACAACGCGGTGCCCACAATCGATGAGACGGACGTCGTGGTGCTCACTGACGGCAACTTCAGCGACTTCCTGGAGAAGCACCGCCACGTGATGGTCGAGTTCTACGCGCCGTGGTGCGGGCACTGCCAGGCCCTCGCGCCGGAGTACGCAGCCGCCGCCACGGCCCTCCGGGGGGAGGACGTGGTGCTTGCCAAGGTGGACGCCACGGAGGAGAACGAGCTCGCTCAGCGCTTCGAGGTGCAGGGGTTCCCCACCGTGCTGTTCCTCGTCGACGGTGTCCACAGGGACTACCCCGGCCAGAGGAGTAG GGATGCAATTGTCACCTGGATCAAGAAGAAGATAGGACCTGGAGTTGAAAATATAACAACAGTTGATGAGGCAGAAAAGATCCTGACTTCTGAAAGCAAAGTGGTTTTGGGCTTTCTGGACTCTTTGGTG GGTGATGAAAGTCAGGAGCTTTCTGCTGCTTCAAAACTTGAAGATGGTGTCAACTTCTACCAAACTGTCAATCCTGATGTTGCAAAGCTTTTTCATATTGATCCCAGTGCTAAACGTCCCTCTGTGGTGTTGTTGAAGAAGGAGGCAGAAAAGATATCCTACTTTG ATGGTCAATTCAGTAAGTCAGCAATTGTTGATTTTGTGTTTGCCAACAAGCTTCCCTTGGTCACTCCATTTACAAGGGAATCTGCCCCAGAAATATTTGAAAATCCCATTAAAAAACAG ctTTTGCTCTTTGCTGTCTCAAATGATACCAGAAAGGTCATGCCAGCATTCCAGGAGGCTGCAAAATTCTTTAAGGGAAAG CTTATATTTGTATATGTGGAGATGGACAATGAGGATGTTGGTAAACCAGTTTCAGATTACTTTGGAGTCACTGGAGATGATCCACAG GTTGTGGCATACACAGGAAATGAAGATGCTAAGAAGTTTATTCTTGAGGGTGAAGTCACACTTGATGCTGTTAAG AAATTTGCTGAGGGTTTTTTGGAAGACACGCTTAAGCCCTTCTACAAATCGGATCCGTTACCTGAGACA AATGATGGGGATGTGAAAATCATTGTTGGAAATAATTTTGATGAGATTGTTTTGGATGAATCAAAGGATGTTCTTCTTGAG ATATATGCACCATGGTGTGGGCATTGCCAAGCATTAGAGCCAACATacaacaagcttgccaaacatctTCGGGGCATTGAGTCTCTGGTGATAGCGAAAATGGATGGTACCACAAATGAGCACCCTCGGGCCAAG GCTGATGGTTTCCCTACACTTCTTTTCTTTCCAGCTGGAAACAAGAGTTTTGAACCG ATCACAGTGGATGCAGATAGAACAGTGAAGGCGTTCTACAATTTCATTAAGAAGCATGCATCGATCCCATTCAAGCTCCAGAGGCCGGCATCAGTCCTGAAAACTGAGGCCTCTGATGGATCTGCTTCTGCTGGTGAGAACAGTGGCGGTGCGGATGTCAAAGATGAATTGTAA
- the LOC135581681 gene encoding uncharacterized protein LOC135581681 — MISILTQERLLGVALGAAFTASVVLENRRAIHGSISDNRPAYYEEHMLGKKMSSEFAQMWNKAVDGTLGQLIIYLSSRGW; from the exons ATGATTAGCATCCTTACTCAG GAACGTCTTCTTGGCGTTGCCTTGGGGGCCGCCTTCACGGCTTCGGTTGTTTTGGAGAACCGCAGGGCGATACACGGATCGATTTCTGACAACAGACCCGCATATTATGAG GAGCACATGCTTGGGAAGAAGATGTCTTCCGAATTTGCCCAGATGTGGAACAAAGCTGTCGATGGGACACTAGGACAACTAATTATATATCTCAGCTCACGTGGATGGTAG
- the LOC135652658 gene encoding uncharacterized protein LOC135652658, with product MAFALPSYTLVVFFLSSLLLLHFGDARRHHAVVRLQARSPHGLAFQEPMPFPPTAFEFFHPKLLLPPASAPMPLASSSFYPAATSAKVRADEEVEAAGEHSSPAGSGGVGASGVAAVVLGLALVVIAAMLASYVVVVRRRSDVRRAKGTVQPDA from the coding sequence ATGGCCTTCGCACTTCCTTCTTACACGCTGGTGGTgttctttctctcttctctcctcctcctgcACTTCGGCGATGCACGACGACACCACGCCGTCGTGAGGCTGCAGGCGAGGTCGCCCCACGGGCTGGCCTTCCAGGAGCCGATGCCGTTCCCTCCGACGGCGTTCGAGTTCTTCCATCCGAAGCTCCTCCTCCCGCCCGCAAGCGCACCGATGCCCCTGGCGTCCTCGTCGTTCTACCCGGCGGCGACCTCGGCCAAGGTGAGGGCGGACGAGGAGGTGGAGGCGGCGGGCGAGCACTCGTCCCCGGCGGGGAGCGGGGGGGTCGGGGCCAGCGGGGTGGCGGCCGTGGTGCTTGGGCTGGCGCTCGTGGTGATCGCGGCCATGTTGGCATCCTACGTCGTGGTGGTGAGGCGCCGTTCGGACGTGAGGCGGGCGAAAGGCACCGTACAGCCCGATGCGTGA
- the LOC135653259 gene encoding probable aquaporin PIP2-2, translating to MAKDIEVAEQGEYTAKDYTDPPPAPLVDVEELTKWSLYRAAIAEFIATMLFLYVTVLTVIGYKHQSDPNVNPTDAACSGVGILGIAWAFGGMIFILVYCTAGISGGHINPAVTFGLFLARKVSLVRAFLYMVAQCLGAICGVGLVKGFQKAYYVRYGGGANELSDGYSKGTGLGAEIIGTFVLVYTVFAATDPKRSARDSHVPVLAPLPIGFAVFMVHLATIPITGTGINPARSFGAAVIYNKDKAWDDQWIFWVGPAIGAAIAAAYHQYVLRASGVKALGSFRSSA from the exons ATGGCGAAGGACATCGAGGTGGCGGAGCAGGGGGAGTACACCGCCAAGGACTACACCGACCCGCCACCGGCGCCACTCGTCGACGTGGAGGAGCTGACCAAGTGGTCTCTGTACCGGGCGGCGATCGCGGAGTTCATCGCCACCATGCTGTTCCTGTACGTCACCGTGTTGACTGTGATCGGGTACAAGCACCAGTCGGACCCCAACGTGAACCCGACCGACGCGGCCTGCAGCGGCGTCGGCATCCTCGGCATCGCCTGGGCCTTCGGCGGCATGATCTTCATCCTCGTCTACTGCACCGCCGGCATCTCCG GTGGGCACATCAACCCCGCGGTGACGTTCGGGCTGTTCCTGGCGCGAAAGGTGTCGTTGGTGCGCGCCTTCCTCTACATGGTGGCGCAGTGCCTGGGTGCGATCTGTGGCGTCGGCCTCGTCAAGGGGTTCCAGAAGGCCTACTACGTCCGCTACGGCGGCGGCGCCAACGAGCTCAGCGACGGCTACTCCAAGGGCACCGGCCTCGGCGCCGAGATCATCGGCACCTTCGTCCTCGTCTACACCGTCTTCGCCGCGACCGACCCCAAGCGCAGTGCTCGCGACTCCCACGTCCCG GTTTTGGCTCCCCTCCCGATTGGATTCGCTGTTTTCATGGTCCACTTGGCGACGATCCCGATCACGGGCACGGGCATCAACCCGGCGAGGAGCTTCGGAGCCGCCGTCATCTACAACAAGGACAAGGCCTGGGATGACCAG TGGATCTTCTGGGTGGGGCCGGCCATCGgtgctgccatagctgcagcttacCACCAATACGTCCTGAGAGCGAGCGGTGTCAAGGCGTTGGGTTCCTTCAGAAGCAGTGCGTga
- the LOC103970065 gene encoding protein S40-4, translating into MAGRRQQQGTKLAAHRLLAPPAGVAAAGCDADELDESDVWGCPAEPGQAEFAKPVPSSARSRGGHPRVGDRPAAASSLPVNIPDWSKILGNCYGGSNSSSRDWWEEEDDEDGGVGGSVAGPVIPPHELLCRSRAASFSVHEGVGCTLKGRDLNRVRNAIWEKTGFQD; encoded by the coding sequence ATGGCAGGGCGAAGACAGCAGCAGGGGACGAAGCTCGCGGCGCACCGCCTCCTCGCGCCGCCGGCCGGGGTCGCTGCTGCCGGGTGCGACGCTGACGAGCTCGACGAGTCCGACGTCTGGGGATGCCCCGCCGAGCCGGGCCAGGCCGAGTTCGCGAAGCCGGTGCCGTCTTCCGCGCGCAGCAGGGGGGGACACCCCAGGGTAGGAGATcgccccgccgccgcctcctccttgcCGGTGAACATACCGGACTGGTCCAAGATTCTGGGCAACTGCTACGGCGGGAGCAACAGTAGCTCCAGGGACTggtgggaggaggaggacgacgaggacGGCGGCGTCGGCGGCAGCGTGGCGGGGCCAGTAATCCCCCCGCACGAGCTGCTGTGCCGGAGCCGGGCGGCGTCGTTCTCTGTCCACGAGGGGGTCGGCTGCACCCTCAAGGGCCGCGATCTCAACCGGGTTCGCAATGCCATCTGGGAGAAGACGGGCTTCCAGGACTGA